The genomic window ctgcagggagcttgtccagggctgcagcctccaggtGAGGCTGTTGGAGGGATTCTCTTTCAAGCCCTTTgcttttttcccactttttcttGGCTGCTGTTTCCAGGGAAGGCTGGACAGAGTCACTGGGTGCTTCCTGCCCTGGAGATGGGGATTTGGGCTCCTTGTTTTTATGGGACAGAGGCAATTCTGAAGGTTTGGTCTGTAagggagctcctgctgtgctcagaTTGACCTTCAGCTCGGCACCTTTTGACTCCTTGTCCTCCCTCTTCtcatttttcctggggaagtCTCTCTCCATGGCCTTGCTGGGTCCCTTGGCTGCAGCAGACTCCTGCACCTCAGTGTGACCCATCTCTTTGCTGTGACCCTTAGACCCcagcatccagctggcagctctgctttcctctggctccatctcctccctggggctgccatgcAGCTCACTGGATTTTgggccctgctgtcctggggctggcacaggggaggtGTTTTTCTCCTCCAGGACATGACTCCCAGCTGTTATTTTAGCCTCCTGTGGCACatccagagctctgctcccaggggctGTTCCAGGACACACGGCTGGGTTCTGCCACTCCACCCCACAGGGAGCACTCCTGGCACCTCTGCAGGTTCCATTCTCCTCCCAGAACTCCATCCCTCTTGGCAGCTGGTTTCTCctttgtttgggtttctttttctttttcttcaccaTGGCACCTTCCAAATCCCAGTTTTCCTGGGGGGGATCTCTGCAGCTCTCCACAGGCTccatggggacactggtggCCTTTTTGTGAGGAACCCTAGAGCGAGGGGATGCTCCAGCACCACAGCCAAGCTCCACTGTGGAACAGGGgtctgctctgggctcaggACTCTTCTGCTGTGGGACACCTACAGGATGCTCCTCTGGCACATCTGTGAGAGGCACTGGGGCAGGTTTTGCTCTGCCAAACCCACGGTCCCTGGATTTGGGAGCTTGCCTGACTTGTGCAGTGGAAAGACCTGGAATACAGGAAGCCTGCTCAAACATCGAGGCCACTATTTGCTtgataaaagaaataataaatatattctctatgtggctgcagccctctcAAACAGGCCCTACAGGCAGGATTTCCCACTGGAACCACACCAGAGCCACCTCAGGAGGGCTGGGGTAGGTATTTACCCCAACACCTGTGTGATCTACCCCAAATCCGTCCACCAGTGCTATTTAAACACAAGTCTGACACAGGCTCTTACCCCACCAAAAAGCACCAGTTCTTGCAAGGACATGccattgctttttaaaaatgcattaagGATCCATTTTGTCTCAGCAAGACAAGATCAGAGAGAGCCTTTTTATATCTCTAGCTGGCATCCTTCCAGAGTGGGAAAACAGAAGTTTAGTGGGAAGATGGGAAGAGAGATCGGGGCAAGAGAGCCAAGtttccccagcagccagggaggaagcagggggaggcagagcctctgtgccagggtcacctgctgtgtccctggggaTGCCTCAGGGGCGAGCAGAGCAGCAGTTGTTTGTCACTCAGCCCTGGCCCACAAATCCTCCTCCACACCAAGTgtgagcagcaccagcccctcTGGAGGCTGGGTCAGTGGAGCAGGAGAAAATCACATCTTCCTTTGGCAATTGCACAGCTCGGTTGGGAAGGAGATCCTCCCTGGGAATATCCTCATGAGAATTACCAGTCCTTTGCAACACCAAAATAAAAGCCAGTGCTGATGGCAGAGATGGGAGCTCTGCaatcccccagcacagctgtgagcCAGTCCCAGTGATAAAGCACTCAGAGCACAGGGATTTGGGCTTTTAGTTTGAATGTGAGGGGAAAGAGCCTTGGAGAGGGCAGGGATCCGAGGGGAAGGGTGAGCCCAGCACCAGGAGCACTGAGAGCCACACAAAGACATTTCTGCTGGCCCAGGGGGccccacagccaggagcagaaggTGATGAGTTCCCAGAGGAGGCTTCCATGAGgaaatggaattattttttatgTTATGATTTCTGTCCTAcctgtgggctcctgcagggtTTTCCCTTCCTGAGGTTCTGTGTGTTGTACGTGGTTGTGCTCAGCCTCCTCCTTCTGTGTCTCACCATTCTCAGCAGGAGCAGATTTTTCTGGAAGGTCTTTATTTTCTAGTGCTTCTTTTGCCTCAGCTGGAACATGAAAGACAGGAACAGAAAGCTTCAGGTCTCAGGAGTGAGGCAGCCTGCAGCTAAACCCCAGCCCTTGCAAAGGGGTTAATTTTGTGTTTAACAGGAATGAGGTTTATGAGACATGGCTGGTTCATCCCCTCACAATCCCATTTCAGCAGCACTTTTATACCTGGCAGATGCCAAGGTGGGGGTAGAACACGAAGCAGGGGCTGTTTCAGGGCTTTTAAGCACAGGGTgagggtttgtttgggttttttcctctttgtaaTCAGCCCAGTTCAGACTATCCCAGCTTCCCACTGGGAATTCAAATCCAGAATGAGCTCCATTATCAGCCTGGAGTCCCTGGCTAATGCTGATCATCTTGTATTCATCTATACCTTCCAATACATCCACACAGCCACCACAACATTCCTCACTCTGCATAATTACAGCCAGTTTTCATTTGTAAGGCATAATTACAAGGGAGAGCAGTTCTCtctgtaattaattttatttaaattttaaatagaaaggGAAATGATGACAGGCCTTGGTACAACAGCCGTGCCGGGGGAAGGAAAGGACAAGGCCTGTGACTGTGCCCTGTGTCAGCAGGCACTGAaacctgctggggctgcactctggagcctggccctgcctgccggggccagagctgtgccctggctgcaTTTCCCACCTGCTGCCTCCGGGGGCTGCTTGCTTTTCCCGGGAATTTCCTCCTCCCGGGGGCTCGGGGGAGGTTTCCTGTCCTTCATCTCCTCTGAGTGATCCACACAAACTTCTGCGACTTTGGATTCCGCCTCCACCTTTGCTGTTGCTTCTGTAAATCGAATGCGAAAGAGTAAAAATTCCTGGTTTTAAATATAGATCAGATTAAATTAGATAAAATTCACTCCCTCGCTTAATTTTTTATCTTCTGTAAGGAACTGAAGGGTTTCCTCACTTTCAAAACCTGACTTTTAGGATCTTTCTACCTTCCTGCATTGTCTTGCACTTCCTCTTTCATTCACTCACCTGGGCCTCTCAGTCTCTACATTCTATtgggttgttggttttttttgttaaaacttCTCTCTTGAAATTTATCCTCATCATTAAACCAAAGAGTATTAGAAGGTAAGAAAAAATATCTCACTCCAACCCCATCCACAACCAATCCACATATgctgcctctgcccagggctgcttgCTGCATTTTAGTAATATaactataaaataaataaaattttggaGAGCAGTTTTCTCTCCAGAGGGATGGTGTCCCTGGAGAAatccacacagcacagcaacCTGCACATGGAAAACCAAACACGCCCTTCCCAGCATTCAGCACCTACAGGCATGCCAAGGAAAGGTCCCAGAATTATCAACTAAGCCTTTTAGGCTCTTCAGAAATTGTTTTCAAGAACCTCTGTTTGTcagctctgtgtcccacagGATCTGGGAGATtgcagggagagctgagggTGGTGGTGACACAGAGCCAAGCACCAGCAGGGATGAGCCAGCACCTCCCCATGGCTGTCCTCAGACCACTCAGCACTGCTCAGAATAGCAAATGacaatttaaaaatcattaaaaaccTCTAGTTTTATGTTTTGTAAGTGAAGAAACCCTGTGATGCATTTTCTGTGTctcctgagagcagagctgagctctcctCAAGGTGCTTCACCCAAAGCCAACCAATACTGGGCTCCCTGACctcagaggccttttccaacctgaattaCCCATGACTGGGGTTCTGGGATTTGGGCACACTCACCTGCAGGAGCCTTGTCCTGCTGAAGGGCAGCCTCAGATGTCAGCAGCTCCccagacacagcactgctgggggcagctgcagggccaggctgagctgccACGTTCCCACCATCCACAGCAGGGTCAGGCTTGGCTGGAGATGCAGGAGCAAACCCAGAATCCAGGCCATGGTGATGGTTGACTTCTGCTGCTGGGGCAAATTCTGCatctgctgctgggccaaacTCAGAGCCCATAACGTGCTGAGCTTTGTTatctgctgctggagcaaatcccaaatccaagGTATGGTGAGgttctgtgtctgctgctggggcaaaccccaaatccatgtTCTGGTGGGACTCCAcacctgctgctggagcaaatcccaaatccatgTTCTGGTGAGATTCCAcacctgctgctggagcaaatcccaaatccatgTTCTGATGAGATTCCACACCTACTGCTGgagcaaaccccaaatccacgTTCTGGTGGGACTCCACATCTGCTGCTGGGGCAAATCCGAAATCCATGGCCTGGTGGGACTCCACATCTGCTGCTGGGGCAAATCTGAAATCCATGGCCTGGTGGGACTCCacccctgctgctggagcaaaCCCCACATCCACCCCATGGTGGGATCCAGCATCTGCTGCCGGGGCGAAGCCGAGCTCTGTCCCCGGGGTGGACACGTCATTGACACctttggcagggctggcttCAGGTGCAGGAGCAAAGCCCCCATCTGTGGCCTGGAaagggctggctgctgctgctgctgctgctgctgctgctgcagggctctggggagctTTGGTGtctccagcagggccagccccagctTTGTCTGCAGGAAGGGATGCGGTGTCGCTGGTGGAAACAGAGGCTGCACCTGGCAGGGACACGGGCACCACAGGTCAGGGAGAACCCCATGGAAACTCCAGacctgctgctttgtgcatgGGGAACACCAGGGCTCCCTCCctgtctcctcctgcctttcagCACCACCTCCTCCCCAGGTGTTCCATCCTTAcccactgctgcctgtgccagagcttctcctgctgcagcccccgtGCCCTGTGTGCACCCCTGTGTGCAGAGGGGCTCccatctgctccagcagcatggATTGCTCCTGTGCCAAAGCTCCCTGATGCCAAACAGCTGGCAGggggccagagctgctggatgctctgccaggagcacattccagcagagccccagcatGGCTGGAGCTGCAAGGCACCTTCAAGATGCCCCAGTTCCAGTCCCACTCCCTTctcctggcagggacacttcccaccaTGCCAGGTTACTCTATCCtagcctgggacacttccagcagccacagctggaagctccctgggaaagctccttttccctctcctgcaggacacagaaAATGCAGTGGGATCACCTGTGTAAGCCCAGCAGGTTTTCCAAGAGCAGGAAAAGTCCTGATACACTCCAAAGCCACACACTTCATTGTAAACATGGTTTGTGCTGGTGGTGGGGTTTGGTTGGTGCTCGAGCAGGAGCTCTGGCACTTCTGACACAAAATCCTCCCATGAATCACAAATTCCCTCTATTCCTTCAAATTGGCCTCGTTCATTTTTCACACAGTATCTCCTAACACTGAGCTGGTAGCTACAAACCAACATTTGTCACTTCACAGCACAATCAAACCTCTGCATTTAAGCTCCTATTTGCCTAAATCCCCTTGAAGGAGGTTTTTCAGTCAGTTTTTGTTTAATGTTTCAGCTGTCCAGAGGCAAGCTTTTCCAAATGATCAGTGCCAGAAGCACTGGatctctctgctgcagctcctcatctCGACAGCCCCAAGCTCTGCCCACCCTCTGTGTCCTGCAGCTCAGTGCCCTGAACATCTCCCTTCTATTGCTGACGACCAAAAAACAACATTTCTACTGATTTTTTGAGTCACATCTAAAAATATCCTCCCCAACCAGTGGAAAATGTATGAAATCTAATTTAGATACTTAAACTGAAGtcagaaagaaataggaaaatctAAAAAGTCACTTGTAAAATGGTATTTAAGGATCCATTTAGATAAAACAAGTATTTTAGTGAACCAAACCAAAAGGATCCATCATGCACCAGCCCTCATTTGGGTTTGactttgttgtgggttttttaagtgGTATCATGATCTTCTCCAAAAGAAAACGTAAAGATTGTGATTTTACATGTGAATAAGACTGTAAATAGATAGATATTAAAAGCAGTATGGATGATTCCTGGAGAATTAGGAAAACGAGTGGGATGAAGTATTAGGAAACTGGACAACAACTGGCACTATGAGTCTGTGTATAAATAcgttaaaaatgttttttttttaaagagaattttttaaaaaggacagGTTAGAGGTCCTTGTGAGTAGATCTGGCACCTGGGGCCATGGGTCaggggtggccttggcagtgctggggaagggtTGGACCTGGTGACCTCAGGGGCTTTCCCCCCTAAACcattccctccctctgctgtaCCACAGCCTTGGGATTTTCCTGGAGCTCAACTGTGGAGACAGCAAAGAGCCACGGAATCAGCTCCTGGACTGGGACACAAGTGAGCAGGTTTGCTGCTCCTCCCTcacctgcaggcacagcagatcTGTTCCCACCTCGCTGTGTTTCCCCCAGGAGAGGCAATTCCATGCTCTCCCACCCTCTGCCCCCTCCAGGCCGCAGGActcacctggagctgcagccttggctccctcagtggctgcagcctctgctggcagggcaggggctgaggcaggaaggctcccaggggctgctgctgccgtggGGCTCTCGGGCAGGCTCGTCCTTATGGCttctgtggctgcagggggCACTGCCAACAGAAGCAGCTGGGATCAGCTCCTGGAGAGGCCTCGgatcatggagctgctgggatggggggacacccccaggtgctgcctcagccagcccagggagggaatCCCCCTCAGCTCACAGAGAATCAGCTCTGATTGCCCACTCTCAGGGAAGTAATTTGTGCAACACCCAGGAAAACTCTTGAATCCCGGGAGAAGTGGCAAAGCTGGGGAGGGTTGTGCTACAAACCCTCCCAGTTCCAGAAACACTTCCTACCCATGACCAGGGTGAAACTGTTCTCAGCTTCTTCACAGAAATAAAGATCCCATTATGGGTCAAGTTTTGTAATGCACACAAATTCCCAGTGGGATAATGCTCCAGTGGAGCTTCAAAGATTTATCTGTGACCACCAGGATTTAAAGGTAATTGTAAAATCCCAGAaaggtttgggtgggaagggaccttcagGATCATCCAATCCCACccgtgccatggcagggacacctcccactgtcccaggctgctcccagccccagtgtccagcctggcctgggacactgccagggatccaggggcagccacagctgctgtgggcaccctgtgccagggcctgcccaccctccagccaggaattccttcccaatatcccatccaacccCACtccctttcagtttaaagccattcccacTCCTCAAAGACTCATTTCCATTCTAAACTGATGTGAGCAGCAGAAGCAGTGCTGTCCTTGGCCAGCtcccacatggctctgtcccagcctggTGTCCCTTGAGGAGGCAGACAAGGAGAGGAGCTGGTTCTGCTGCTCAGGAGCTCTCTGCCAACACTTCCTGCAGATCAGCTCACAGCTAGTTTTTACCTGGTGGCTCAACAAAGTAAGAGGTATCTGGTCCCTTCATGTCCTGCTGAGCTCCCATCCAGTATTCTTCAGGGGCTGTGGGAAACAAACACACTGAGTCCTGCCCTGACCCCACAGGGCTTTGATTTCCCAGGGGAAGGTTTGactctgctgggtttggggttcaTCCTCAGGGAATTTCAATTCCCTCTACAAGAGTCAGCAGAACCTCTGTTCTCCCAGGATTATTGGGAGTGAGAGCTCCCATCAGACAAGAGTTACACTCAGCACTGACCCCAGGAGCCAAAAGAGGAGTTTCTTTCCTCAGTTCTCTTGGGCAAGTGGCTCTGGGTAGCCCTGCCTAAGCAGGGGGGCTGGAAAAGTTCCAACCTCAACCTTTCTGTGACCTCCTAATGTAGAATCCCAGcgtggtttgggctggaagggaccttaaagctcatctcatgggcagggacacctcccactgtcccaggctgctccaagcctcctccagcctggccttgggcactgccagggatgcaggggcagccacagctgctctggctgtgccagggcctcacaagCAGAGCACTCCCCTGAACCAACAGCTGTCCATGCCAAGAGGAAACAGTCCAATCTTGACTCATTTTATGTATCAATTCCCCACCAAGATTCTTTAGGACTCGTAAAGTGGGATTTCCCAGCTGCAAACCCTCCAAACCCAGCCAGTCAGAGGAAACATTTGCTTCTCACCTGCTTTTCCTGGCAGGAATTCTGTGCCTGACTCGAGGCCCATGAAGGCTGATGGGTCCAGAGCCTCTGCAGGGGAATAGAGGGACCCCAGGAAAGGTTGTTCAGGTCCCATCATGGATCCATGTGGAGCTAAGGAAATAACAAAACTTTTGTTAATCACCAGCCCTAATGACTCCTCTCCTAAATTTCAAGTCCTACCACACTTGGACTGTTCTGCACAGCAGCAGTTCAGATAAATCTGCATCAAATGTTAGTTCTGCATCACAAACCATCAATTCTGTATTTAACAGAACCTTCTGACAAGGTTTAAGTGAGTAAACACaggcaaattattttctttggctTTCTGCTTCTGCTCCCATGAATTCCAGCTGGTAATCCCTTAATAATCCAATATTGATATAATAATccaagagctgaaatcctgaagAGCACTTTGCAGCAACAGCTCCTGAGTATCTGGGTTTTAGCCATCAAAacaagagcaggggaaaaaaagggccTGTGAATTTACAGCTGTGGAAACCTCCCTTGTGGATCCCCTGATGGGGAGACCCCTAAAAAGTTCTGTGCCAGGATTGAGAGATGGATGggacttttggtttttttggtcttcaggttgtttatttttctcttatcCAAATTCTGCACACCATCTACATCTCAGACTTAGTGTACAAAGAGAAGGCACCAAGAGCACCAGGTTCAAGGCCTTTTTTAACTCTTAGAATGTATTTTAGTTCTACCTTTCTACTAAGAAAGGTAGAAATGGGTTCCAACATCAACCTGAATTTTCAGTACATGAAAATGAACCTTCAATCAACGTCCTGGGGTTCCAACATCAGCCTGAATTTTCAGCACAAGAAAGACAAGAgagagcagtgcccagctggcagctggggagggctgtgcagggcagctcACCAAGGATGTCCCTGGCAGCGTCGGCGTGGTGGCCCGGGAACAGCGGCGCGCTCCTCATGTCCGTGGGGAAGGACAGCTCGGGCAGGTTCTCCCCTCTGTGCACACTGAAGGGGTCTGGCAGAGACACAGGCAGGCAGGGTCAGCACtcagggtgacagggacaccacacaggggacagggagcacCATTGGAACAAGAGGGTGGAGATGCAGCAGGTTCCAAGGCTGCACTTCCAAGGAAAGGCTGCTTTTGGAGCAAACCCTTTCCCAGTTAGAATTTACACCCTCAGTTGCTCAGGCTGATTCATGGGGAAAGGGGACCATGACTgttcctggagaaactgtgccctCCCCTCCAGGAGGAGCCACCTGCCCTGATGGACACAGCCCATGAATCTGAGTCAGGAGCacgggctgggctcagctcagcctAGAGCAGGGGAAGGTGTGGGATctctgagctctcccagccaggagctgcacccCAGTATGAACTGGGGTGATGGACTGGTACTTTAACCAAGTCACTGGGACACTGAAACAtcccccagtgtcccaggcagactgtccctggatccctggcagtgtcccaggccaggctggacagggcttggagcagcctgggacagtgggaggtgtccctgccatggcaggggtggcactgggtgggctttaagtccctgtcacccctgccctctggcagtgggagccattccctgtgtcctgtccctccaggccttgtccccagtccctctccagctctcctgaagccccttcaggccctgcaaggggctctgagctctccctggagccctctcctctccaggtgagcgcCCTATTCCAGACACTTGGATTTCCTCCAGTTAAACCCAGCTCAGGGGGATTTGGCTGTGGGCTCTGGCTCATTTTCATGCCAGAAGTGTTCCCTGAAGGGCTGAGAGCCCAGCCTGAACTGTTCCCATGCCCACAGTGGGCTGGGATGTCAAGCTCAGGTGAGCTGAGTGAATTCCTTTATAAACCTGTCAGATTATTTGAGATGCCAAGACAACATCTTGCCTCAGAGCAACGTGCagaatattttgattttgaGCTGTTTACAACAGTATTGCCTGGTCTGAACAACTGCCTTCTTTCCAGttaaaaaaccaaccccaaaaaacaaggggaaaaaaccagcaTGACTGAAAGCAATTTAAAACTACAGGAGATCTTGCTGATGTTCCCTCTTTGCCCAGAAGTTGGATGGTGTGGAAAAAATGGGCTGCTCAGATCTCTGGGCCAACCCACCTCTGCtccagagggaaaaggggaggagTGGGAGAGCTgaaatttcccctctttctccCCAAGGAACAAGGAATTACAGGGATGGTGGTCGGGAGATCCTTTACACCACTGGCCAGAGAATCCTCTCTTTGGGAGGGAAATCATCCTCCCATTTTTTCCAAAGAGTGGCACATCAATATTgaataaatcaaattatttctCTGAGTCTGATCTCTGCTCCATGATGGGAGCTCTAAGCAGAATCTCATTTATATTCAACTGGAAGAGCAACACAGGGGACACTGATCCTGAACTTTATGTGGTGCCTGCACAGGTGTGCAAGACACTCAAGGACATGAAACCTAAAGAAATGTGGTTTCATGCAACAAATAAACTAAAATATTCATATTATTCAGGTCAAAAGAACACTGGGTGCCAGGCCAGGTATGTAAATTGTTCCTAATTAACAAATAATGTAACATCTGGCTCTTGAGCAGAACAACACCAACATCCCATTCCTGCACCCACACAGCAACAGGAGGGAAAACCCAAGAAACTTGTGGCTCTTCCAGTTCTTCCATGCATCATTTCTTATCCTTGTAAAAATACATCGGTTCTTTACAGTCAGTAAGAAAATCATGCCCTAAGCAGGCCTACAGTActtgaaaatatattaaaaaaaaaaaaaaaagaagttctaTCCTGTATCTTCCCAGGTTGATCGCCTGGGATAATCTGGGCAGGACCCACATTTCTCAGGTTCTCCTGGAGCCAGCAAGCAATTTCATTTCAaaaaaatgagggggaaaaagagaaaatggagGGGAAGCTGCTGGGTGAAAGTGTATCGGTGTGCAGAGCTGATTTGCACAAGGTGCAGCTCGTGTTCAGCAGTGTCAGCAACTGCAGAGGTGTGgctgtgacacagggacaggcactgcctggggacactgcaggtcAGAGGGACACATCTGCACTGAAACCCAcagtgctcacagcagctcagctgtaGGAGTCCCCCAACACCTGCTCTGggcatagaatcccagaattatTAGGGTTGGAAAAGAGTTCCAAGACAATCAActccaacctttgaccaaatACCCCCGAACACATCACAAAATGCTGAGTCTGCTTgggctttgaacacttccaaggatgggggctcagcactgccctgggcagcctctgccaacACTGAACCTCTCTTGAGTGAAGGAATTTCCCAAtttccaccctgagcctgccctggcccagcctgaggccgctccctctgctcctgtccctgttccctgggagcacagcccgacccccccggctgtgccctcctggcaggagctgtgcagagccacaagggccccctgagcctcctttgctccaggctgagcccctgcccagctccctcagggattctgcagcccctgcccagctccctcagggattctccagcccctgcccagctccctcagggattccccagcccctgcccagctccctcagggattctgcagcccctgcccagctccctcagggattctgcagcccctgcccagctccctcagggattctgcagcccctgcccggctccctcagggattctgcagcccctgcccagctccctcagggattctgcagcccctgcccagctccctcagggattctccagccccttcccagctccattccctggactcactccagcccctccagggctctcctgctggaggggcccagagctgcccccagggttccagggggtccctcagcagggtcagcacaggggacaatccctgccctagGCTCGTgtccagctgctgtcaccagcccctgtgcccagcctggaggtTCCATGGGGTGATGGTGCCCTGAGGGCAGGACCTGGCCCTTGGCCCGTGgatccagcctgtgctgatccccctggagcctcctgccctgcagcacagccacatccaCCCACCATGCTGGCATGACCACGGAGGGGTCACCCCATGCCCTCACCACCATCCCCTGGGGGGAtcccctcagcagggctgggcccaaaaccaaaaaccaactcACAGGGGGTCCAGGGGCTGCTGAAGGCCATGAGGGGAGCAGGAGCCCGCTCAGGGATGGAGTCTGCAGCCCATgaggggagcaggagcccctcaGGGATGCCATgaggggagcaggagccccCTCAGGGATGGAGCCTGCAGTCCATgaggggagcaggagccccCTCAGGGATGGAGCCTGCAGTCCATAAGAGAAGCAGGAGCCCCTTAGAGATGGAGCCTGCAGTCCATGACTgaggggagcaggagcccctcaGGGATGTCATgaagggagcaggagccccCTCAGGGATGTCATgaagggagcaggagcccctcaGGGATGGAGCCTGCAGTCCAtaagaggagcaggagccccttaGAGATGGAGCCTGCAGCCCATGAATgaggggagcaggagcccctcaGGGGTGCCATgaagggagcaggagccccttCAGGGATGGAGCCTGAAGCCCATgaggggagcaggagcccctcaGGGATGCCATAaggggagcaggagcccctcaGGGATGCCATgaggggagcaggagcccctcaGGGATGCCATGAGGGGAGCAGGAACCCCTCAGGGATGCCATgaggggagcaggagcccctcaGGGATGCAGCCTGCAGTCCATGAGGTCCCCCAGCTGCTGAAATCAGggtgctccagctcctgagccATCCTACCAGCCATGTCCATGGGTTTGAAGCACAGGtccctctcctctgctgcccaggTGTCGTTGCGATCCAGGAACTCT from Agelaius phoeniceus isolate bAgePho1 chromosome 1, bAgePho1.hap1, whole genome shotgun sequence includes these protein-coding regions:
- the MAP4 gene encoding microtubule-associated protein 4 isoform X5, whose protein sequence is MADLDHSLSLADALTEPPPDVEEEVKRDFIATLEAEKFDDVVGETVDKTDYVPLLDDEEQARPGSQEPKSKGHVDGIAVEHSSASGPMVVENGDHGLQDHHTVFPGEIMDEKMSYKEFLDRNDTWAAEERDLCFKPMDMADPFSVHRGENLPELSFPTDMRSAPLFPGHHADAARDILAPHGSMMGPEQPFLGSLYSPAEALDPSAFMGLESGTEFLPGKAAPEEYWMGAQQDMKGPDTSYFVEPPVPPAATEAIRTSLPESPTAAAAPGSLPASAPALPAEAAATEGAKAAAPGAASVSTSDTASLPADKAGAGPAGDTKAPQSPAAAAAAAAAAASPFQATDGGFAPAPEASPAKGVNDVSTPGTELGFAPAADAGSHHGVDVGFAPAAGVESHQAMDFRFAPAADVESHQAMDFGFAPAADVESHQNVDLGFAPAVGVESHQNMDLGFAPAAGVESHQNMDLGFAPAAGVESHQNMDLGFAPAADTEPHHTLDLGFAPAADNKAQHVMGSEFGPAADAEFAPAAEVNHHHGLDSGFAPASPAKPDPAVDGGNVAAQPGPAAAPSSAVSGELLTSEAALQQDKAPAEATAKVEAESKVAEVCVDHSEEMKDRKPPPSPREEEIPGKSKQPPEAAAEAKEALENKDLPEKSAPAENGETQKEEAEHNHVQHTEPQEGKTLQEPTGKAEEPKAAEAVSGNDITAPPNKELPPSPEKKTKVADAKPAEKRTSLSKPPSSTAPKTPSRSSSAAPRTTAPSPVTAAAAAKTTAPTPPKRPTSIKTDAKPADAKKPPAKSPSADSSRPKSAPGSATKSSATTPSTAASSVPGTAPSRPKPKAAAPKAATASTVSADAKRAAGKAAGSKGSTGPAARAPRPASAAGPDLRNVRSKVGSTDNIKHQPGGGKGKVEKRPESAGAAPSSEPSAGTKVAPKVAAKEGVPKQPNGKVQIVSKKANYSHVQSKCGSKDNIKHVPGGGNVQIQNKKVDLSKVSSKCGSKANIKHKPGGGDVKIENQKLNFKEKAQAKVGSLDNVGHSPAGGAVKAEGGAEPAQLPPANGAGPEPGALPAAPALRENGVGPALAALGTADQREMQSLDTHIQETN